GCTGATCGTGGTGGTGACCATGGCGATAGGCGGTCTGATAGCCGCCGAGGCATCGCTGTCCTACCTGAACATTGGCCTGCCGCCAGACGTTCCGTCTTGGGGCAAAGCCATATCCGACGGCAAGACCGTGTTGAAAGCCAACCCCACAATCCTGCTGTTCCCGGCGGGCGCCCTCGCCATCACGGTGTTCAACTTCCTCTTGCTGGGGGACGCGGTGCGGGACGCCTTCAGCCCCAAAGGGCGGTTGACATGACAACGCTGTTGACGGTCCGTGACCTGACCGTGACGTACAGCACCGAGAGCGGCCCGGTACACGCGGTGCGCGGTGCGGCGCTGGACGTGGAGCGTGGTTCCACGCTCGCCATTGTCGGTGAGTCCGGATCCGGGAAAACAACGCTGGCCAGCGGCATAGTGGGCCTGTTGCCTTCCGATGCCGCGGTCAAGGGGTCCGCGGTGTTGGACGGCAAGGAACTGCTGGGACGCGGGAAGCAGTCGTGGCGGGCGGTGCGGGGAAAGCGGATCGGCTACGTGCCACAGGACCCCATGCTGGCGCTCAACGAGGTCTGGTCGGTGGGGCATCATTTCCGTGAGACTGTGGCCGCGCACGGCCTGGCGCCGCGGCACAGATGGCGGGCCCTGACTGTGGAGCGCCTGGCGGAGGCCGGCCTGGATGATCCGGAACGAGCTGTCAACCAGTTTCCGCATCAGCTTTCGGGCGGGATGCGCCAGCGCGTGGCAATAGCGTTGGCGCTCTTGGCCCGGCCGGAGTTGATCATTGCGGACGAGCCGACCTCGGCGTTGGACGTGGTGGTGCAAAAGCGCGTCCTGGACCACTTGCAGCTCCTGACCAGCAAACTAGGCACCACGCTGATCCTGATCACACACGATTTGGGGTTGGTGGCGGACCGGTCCGAATATGTGGCGGTCATGAAAGACGGCGCGGTGGTGGAGACCGGTCGGACGGCCGAGGTGATTGCGGCGCCGGAGCACCCGTACACGCGGCTGCTGTTGTCCGCGGTGCCCAAGCTGAGTTCTGCGGCGGCACGGGAGGCGGCCGTGTCGGCCGATTCGCCGCCTTCGCTGGAGTTGCGTTCCCTGACCAAGGATTTCCCCGTGCGGCGCGGCCTGGGCGCTGTGCTGCGCGGCACCCGCCGCCGGTTGCTGCGGGCGGTCGACCAGGTCGATTTGACGGTGGCTTCCGGTCAATGCGTGGCCTTGGTCGGTGAATCCGGTTCCGGGAAAACCACAGTGGCGCGGTTGATCCTGGGCCTGGAAAAGGCGACTTCCGGCGACGCGGTGTTCCCGTCCGCCAGGGAGGCGGGCTCTGCGAGCGCCAATTCCCGGCGCGGTGCCTGGTTGGCCCACCGGGCCAAGGTGCAGGCCGTGTTCCAAGACCCCTACGGTTCGCTGGACCCGCAGTTCACCGTGGCCCGAACGTTGGAGGAGCCCCTGGTGATCCACGGCCGCGGCGGACCGGCCGACCGGCGGCGCCGGGCCGAAGAACTGCTGTCGCTAGTGGATCTGCCACGCGAACTGGCGGGGCGCTACCCGTCTGAGCTGTCCGGCGGCCAACGCCAACGGGTGGCCATAGCGCGCGCCTTGGCCCTGGAACCGGAGGTGCTGGTGCTAGACGAGGCTGTTTCCGCCTTGGACGTGCTGGTCCAAGCCCAGATTCTGGAGAGCCTGCGCGAACTGCGGCGCCGGTTGGCGCTCGCCATGCTGTTCATCACGCATGACTTGGCGGTGGTGGCGGAGATCGCGGATCAGGTGGCCGTCATCTCGCGTGGGCGCATAGTCGAGGCGGGACCCGTTCCGGAAGTGTTCGCCAACCCGAGCCACCCGTACACCCGGGAACTGCTGGACGCGGTGCCGGGGCGCGAGAAACTACTCGTCTGACCAGCCTGAAGGAGAGAAAATGACACAGCAACACGGCATCGACCCAAATTGGTCACCCGAGGTGGCCGCCGCCGTGGCGGAAGCCCTCGCGGAGGCGCCCGTGTTCGACGGCCACAACGACCTTCCGGCGGTGCTGCGCGCACGGGCTGGCTACTCGGTGGCTGACCTGGACGTGGAGGCCGCCTGGCGGCATACCGACCTGCCGCGTCTGCGGCGAGGCGGAGTTGGCGCCCAGTTTTGGTCCGCCTGGGTGCCACCGTCGCTGCCCGCCGGGGACGCGGTTCAGGCCACGCTGGAGCAGATCGACGCGATCCACCGCCTGGCGGCCGCCTACCCCAAAGACTTCGCGTTCGCCCGGACTGCGGCGGACGTGCGCGCCGCCTGGTCCTCAGGACGAATCGCGTCCCTGATCGGCATTGAGGGCGGCCATTCGATTGGCCGCTCGTTGGCGGTGCTACGGACGTTTGCCCAGCTAGGGGCGCGCTACTTGACGTTGACCCATACTTCTAGCATCGAGTGGGCGGATTCGGGCACGGACGAGGAGCACGTCGACGGCCTGAATGATGAGGGCCGGGCCGTGGTCGCGGAGCTCAACCTCCTGGGCGTGTTGGTGGATCTGTCGCACACAGCGGAAAGCACGCAGTTGGCCGCGTTGGCGGCGACCCGCGCGCCGGTGATCTTCTCGCATTCCTCGGCCAAAGCGGTGGCGGACCACCCGCGCAACGTGTCCGATGCCGTGTTGCAACTCTTGGCCGCCGGTGGCGGGGTGGCGCTGGTCACCTTTGTGCCGGACTTCATCTCCCCGGCACTGGCGGAATGGTCGCTGGGGTTCAGGGAACACCTGAAGGAGATCGCCGACGGAGCGGGCGGCGGTTTTGGGGGCTTTTGGAAGTCTGCGCCGCTGCCCGGCGAAACCCCGGCGGACACGCTCGCGCGGCAGGCTGGCGCCGCGGGAGCAGATTCGGCCCCGGCAGACTTTGCGGCCCTGACGCGGAAATGGGAAGAGAAGCACCCCAGGCCAGCGGTGGGAATCGAAGACGCGGTCCGGCATGTGGAGCACATCCGGGAGGTAGCGGGCATTGACCATGTGGGATTGGGCGGGGATTATGACGGCGTGCCGTTCCAGCCGGAGGGTCTAGAGGACGTGGCGGGCTATCCGCGCTTGCTTGCGGCACTGGCGGAGCGGGGCTGGTCCGCGACTGATCTGTCCGCTTTGACCGGCCGCAACGTATTGCGGGTGCTGCAAGACGCGGAGGACGCCGCGCGGTAACCCGGTCGGGTAATCACGCGGCGTCGATCCTGCGAAGCTCGGAAATGCATAGCGTGACGTAGGCTCTCACGCTGAAGCGGTCCGGATCGGGGATATTGGCCACCGCCTGTTCAATGTGCCGGTACATGTGCTCCCGCATTTCGGCCGGGCTCAGCGGTTCGGGCTCGAAAGCGGCTGAGCAGCATGGGGTTCCCGAGGGTGTTGAAGTCGGCGAGGATTCTTGGGCGGTCCACGGCGTCAAGCGTATTGGCGCGCCCGGCCCGCCCAGGCGACCGCGCTCCAGATGCCGAACATGGCGGCGATCACCGCCGCCGCGACCGCGACCAGGACCGGCAGGTACATTTGCCGGCCCAGCACGGAGCCGAAGAACTCCAGAATGGTCCCGCGCT
This is a stretch of genomic DNA from Bifidobacteriaceae bacterium. It encodes these proteins:
- a CDS encoding ABC transporter ATP-binding protein, whose protein sequence is MTTLLTVRDLTVTYSTESGPVHAVRGAALDVERGSTLAIVGESGSGKTTLASGIVGLLPSDAAVKGSAVLDGKELLGRGKQSWRAVRGKRIGYVPQDPMLALNEVWSVGHHFRETVAAHGLAPRHRWRALTVERLAEAGLDDPERAVNQFPHQLSGGMRQRVAIALALLARPELIIADEPTSALDVVVQKRVLDHLQLLTSKLGTTLILITHDLGLVADRSEYVAVMKDGAVVETGRTAEVIAAPEHPYTRLLLSAVPKLSSAAAREAAVSADSPPSLELRSLTKDFPVRRGLGAVLRGTRRRLLRAVDQVDLTVASGQCVALVGESGSGKTTVARLILGLEKATSGDAVFPSAREAGSASANSRRGAWLAHRAKVQAVFQDPYGSLDPQFTVARTLEEPLVIHGRGGPADRRRRAEELLSLVDLPRELAGRYPSELSGGQRQRVAIARALALEPEVLVLDEAVSALDVLVQAQILESLRELRRRLALAMLFITHDLAVVAEIADQVAVISRGRIVEAGPVPEVFANPSHPYTRELLDAVPGREKLLV
- a CDS encoding dipeptidase, which codes for MTQQHGIDPNWSPEVAAAVAEALAEAPVFDGHNDLPAVLRARAGYSVADLDVEAAWRHTDLPRLRRGGVGAQFWSAWVPPSLPAGDAVQATLEQIDAIHRLAAAYPKDFAFARTAADVRAAWSSGRIASLIGIEGGHSIGRSLAVLRTFAQLGARYLTLTHTSSIEWADSGTDEEHVDGLNDEGRAVVAELNLLGVLVDLSHTAESTQLAALAATRAPVIFSHSSAKAVADHPRNVSDAVLQLLAAGGGVALVTFVPDFISPALAEWSLGFREHLKEIADGAGGGFGGFWKSAPLPGETPADTLARQAGAAGADSAPADFAALTRKWEEKHPRPAVGIEDAVRHVEHIREVAGIDHVGLGGDYDGVPFQPEGLEDVAGYPRLLAALAERGWSATDLSALTGRNVLRVLQDAEDAAR